Sequence from the [Clostridium] scindens genome:
ATTGCAAGAAATACCAGTAATTTCTTATCCCTCTCAGTCACTTTCAGCGTCATTGCCTTCCTCCTGTCTGTTTGCCATCATGCAATTCACTTTAACATTCCATTGGCCTTCTGAATCCTGGGTATAGCCGGTATAGTCCACCGCCGCGAATATGGGCTGCTGGCTCAGCAGATCAATGAACTGGTGTATCTGCTCTACATTTGCCGCGCTGGTGGAAAAGCTAAGTACTCCATCCACAGAATTATAACTGCTGATCTCCGCCGTTACCAGGCCTGCAGCGCAGGATGCCACCGTCTGCTCCGTAGCGCTGTCCACCCGCGGATAGGCAAGCACGCTTCCCCTAAGCCCTTCCAGGCTGCTATTTAGCGCTCCTACCGTGTGCAGGTCGTCATTGGCCTTATCATATTTATCGCAGGCTTTCAATATATCTGCCCGGTTATTGTATTCTTTCGCGTCCCTTAGCTGGCCCGACAGATAGAGCGTGCGCCCTCCCAATACTGCGACTGCTCCAAGCAGGATCACTGCCAGGACGATTACAGGCACCAGCACTTTTCTGCGCTTTTTCTTCTTGGCGGCCTTTGCGGGATCCTTCACGATCTGGCTCATAAGGCTGGTCTTGCTATCCGTGCGTATCAGACCCGCGCTTGGGATTGCATACTTGCTGACATCATCGACCTTCATATCCTTCTGGCGGAAGATCACGTCATTTCCAGACTTCAGCCATTCTGCCTGAATCTCGCTGTCAATCTGACGCACGCTGTCCGCATAGATCTGCATATCCTCTTTTTCCAGCCCTGCAATGTAGACCATCTTAACCTTCTCCGGAATGTTCTGCGCCTGGGCAAACTGCAGGATGTTGCTTACAGAACGGGCAATCTCCACGGAAAAGTCTACCGTCCCAGGATCCGCGAACAGCCTGTTTCTTCCGGAATACACATAGAGTCCCTGGTACAGCAAAACGTTGATCAACGTCATATCATCCACGAACTGCACGATGCAGGTTTCTCCCTTGATCTGGGATATCATCCCCACCATTCGCAGCACCGCGCCCCGGGCGCTTTCAACATTCTCCACGCTGATCCCCAGCTGCTCGAACAGTTCCACATACCCCTGGATGTAGGAGCGGGGCGCCATGGTCGCGAATACCGTCTGTACCTTGGCCTTCTTATCCGTCTGGCCCGGCAGCGGAAAATACCCATACACCGGATCCTCGATTCTCTCTACATCCGTAAACTCGCGGCTTACGAACTGCATCATCTGCTTTTGCTTCTGCAAGGGCACATCCGTCACCTTGGTGGTAAACTGGTTGCTGTCAATCACCAGGCTTACGCCTTTTCTTGGCAGGTGATTGGAATCCCACAGATCCCGTATCAACTCGGTGAACCCTTCCACGTCCATGACGGTTCCGTTCAGAATGCAGCCCCTGGTATCCACGGAATAATACATTGCCCGCACATTGACCTTGCTGCCGCTGACCTCTCCATCTACGACACGTATGTATCTATTTGATAAATATACTACCAACATCAGCCTTTTCCTCCTTATTCCATTCCTGCAATGGAATCATAAGATCCATAGATCGCCCCGAATACGGAAACCATAACGAACGCCAGGATTAATCCCATGATGATCAGCATGATTGGCTCTACATAAGACATCATCTTGTTGATCGCCATGTCCGCGTCGTACTCCAGCGCCTCCGACGTGGTCATAAGCATGTTATCCAAACTTCCGGTCTCCTCTCCCACACGGATGGAGTCCGTCAGTTTGCGTATGAAGCCATCCACCATATCCAGGCCTTCGCTTAAGTTATTGCCAGCCCGGACGAATGGGATCACATTGTCAAACTGCTGGTCTATGTAGTCATTCCCCACCGTCTTGCGCGCGATCTGAAGCGACGGGACGATAGGAATACCGGCAGAATACAGGGAACTAAGCGTCCTTGCGAACCGGGAGGTGCATATGGTCTTCTGCAGCTTGCCGAATACCGGCATATGGACCTTGATCTTATGCCACTTCAGCCGGACAGAAGCAATCGTCAGAAGCGCCTTTGCCCCTGCCCACAGTACCACGATCAGGATGATAGCGATATACCAGTAACTCTGCATGAAGTCGCTGATAGAATTCAGTATCCTGGTTGACAGAGGAAGTGTATCCATCTGCTCGAATAGTTCCTGGAACTGCGGCATGACATACTTCGTCAGAACCAGAATGACCGCCACGATCATGCCTGCCAGAATCTTCGGATAAATCATGGCCCCCGCCATCTTCGTGTTCAACTTGTGATCCTTCTCATAGAGTTCCGCCATCTTAAGGGCTACCTGGTCCAGATTGCCGCCGCTCTCTGCCGAACGGAACATATAGATCATCAATGGGGGAAATGCTCCTCCCTGCGCTTCCATCGCCTCCGAAAGGGCAATGCCCTGGCGGATCTTGGATAGCATGTCTTCGTACACGGCCCGTTCTTTGGGCTTAACCGCCTCTCCTCTTGCGATAATGTTGAGCGCCCTGACCAGCGTGACTCCGGCCGCAACCAAGGTTGACAGCTGCCTGCAGAAATCCGCCAGCACCTTGGGCTTAAACTGCTTGATTCCCTTGGAGGACTTCACCTCCTTGGCCGACAGAAGGAACAGTTCCCCGTCCCGCAGCCGCTGGTGCAGCTCGCTTTGGTCTGCCGCGTTCATGGTGCCGCTTACTTTCTTTCCATCAATTGTCTGCGCTTTGTATTTGAATTGTGCCATAAGGGCGCCTCCTAGAATCATTATATTTTATCCAATACATTTTCAGTATATCATCAGCGAAAGATACCAGTCAATCAGCCGAATCCCATATAACAGGCCGATTGCCATGCCTATGCACAGGAATGGCCCGAAAGCAAAATGGGCCTTGCGGTCAGCCTTCTTGGCTGCCAGCAGATAGCACCCGTAAATGCCGCCAAAGAGAATGGCCAGGGCTGTCGATACCAGCGTAATCTTCCATCCCAGAAATAATCCGCAGGCAGCCATCAGCTTGATATCTCCGCCTCCAAAAGCCCCGGGGATCAAGACCGCCAGCACCAGCATCGGAACACTTACGCACAGCGCGCCTGCCAGACGGGCCAGAAGCGAAATCCCGGGCATGGTAAATATGGATATGACCGCAAGTACCACCATCGCGATCTGGCATCCATCTTCAATTTCCATTGTATCTATATCCAGGAACGCCACCACCGTCAGTATGCCAAAAAAAGCAAATACCGTCAGTGCCGTTCCGTAGTTCTCGTATTTATACACGCACAGCAGCGCCAGGAGACCTCCCAGCACTTCGATCAGCGTATCTCTGATCCCGATGGATGCCTTGCAGTAACGGCATCTCCCCTTCAGGAACAGGAAACTGAACACTGGCACCAGATCCTTGGGTCCCAGCCTCTTCCCGCAGGAAGGACATATAGAGAAGCCCTTCACAAAGGACATCTGCCTCGGCACCCTATAAATAATTACATTTAGAAACGAAAAAATGCAAGTTCCTGTAAAGAACACCAATATGCCCAGTATAGTTTCACATATCAATACTCCCATACATTCCTCCTTGCACAAAATATAAAAATCTTTATTATCGCAAAAAACGGAAACTTCACCCGGTGTCCACCGGATGAAATCTCCATTCATCTTAACTAATTATCATATTGTTGAACATTCCAATAGATATTCCATGTTGAATAATCCTTTGCCTCATCATATTGGTACTCCACCAGAAATCTTCCTTTTTGATAATTCATAGTGGTAACACAGTTCTTCTTTGCATTCCATGAAACCAGGTATATTTCCCCATCGACTCCCGCATGGCCTCTGACCTCTTCTTCCGCCTGCTTCGACATACCACTTGGCCGACCCTTGTCTATAATAGGGCTGTCAAATCCATAATACTCCACGCCCAGCAGTTCTACGTTCATAACCACATTCTTGGCTTCCCTCAGAATCTGACGTTTCTGTACTGATTGATCCCAAAACCACAGGGCCGGTGCAATAACCACTATGCAGATTAGCAGGACAATCAGGGCAGTCTTCAGCGCCCGCTTGAGTCTTAACTTATAAGTGAGGGATTCATAATCGTTGGTTGTGTTTTGCAATTATGAAGCCCTCCTTTCATTTGTAGTGTTTGTATGGATTTATTAGTTAGTTGGTTGCAGGACTTTCGGCAACCTCCCACTTATTATTTTCCCAGGTAACCATATAATCGCCGGAATTATACACAAATTTAGTAATCTCCTTTGCATCACCAGTCGCATCAACATCAAAACCTGCCGTATCCTTTCCCACATTTGCTGTGCCGGACACGATTTTCACCTCGCCAATTGTCAAATTAGCCGATGGATATGTCTCGTTTGCAATCCGGGCATCCGCATAATCTGCCTGAACCTGGCTTAAGATCGTGGCTGCATCAGCTTTCGCGTTTGCCTGTTTTGCCTTGTCAACGTATTTAAGCAGCTGTGGCACCATAACTGCTGCCAGAATCAGAATGATAACAACTACAACGATAAGTTCTACCATTGTGAAACCTTTTTTGTTCTTACTTTTGTCTCTCAATTTTTTAATCATAAACTATCATCCTCCTGTTTCTGATTATGAACCTTAGCCTTGGGCCTGCACCTGTCTTATGTAAATTGCCTTCCGGCTGGAAAAAAGTCCCTAATCCCGCCATTTCATCATTTAATGGCGTCTTTATTTATGATATGTTTAATATACGCTTTTCTTCGAATATTGTCAATAATCAACAACGCAATGCATGGCTTATTTTCAAGGTTTGTCGGTATTTCTTTTTTCCCCGCCGGATTTTTATTGTGCATTTTTTACATAGTCTAAGATTCACATTTGCATAAAATGCTGGCTTATTTTCGCCATTCATGCCACTTTTTTGCCTAATCATACATTCTTATGCATTTTCCCGAAAGTTTATACTATTTTGATCCTGGCATATTTGTCAAAAAATAAACTTTATGCAAAAAATACATAATCAAATTGCATAAATATTTTCCCTATGCTATAATTTTCACAACACGTACTAATCACAAAGGGTAGCACCTGCGTGAAAAGGCGCACAGATTCGTATGATATATTTAGGGGTAGGGGAATTCTGCCCTTTCAGGACCTGACGCCATAGGCGCCGGGTCTTTTTTATTTGATTTCATCATGAAGAAGGCGCAATAGAACGAATACTAATAGGATGGGGTGATCTATGAAAGATTTAAAGTATTTAATTGATAAGCTGAAGATGCAAAGATCCCTGACTCGGGATGAATGGACAGCGCTGATTGGCGGAAGGACGCCGGAACTTGCCGGTTACCTCTTTGAGCTTGCCCGCGAGGAGCGCCACCTGCACTACGGACATGACGTGTATGTCCGGGGGCTGATCGAATTTACCAACTACTGCAGGAATGACTGCCTCTATTGCGGCATCCGCAAAAGCAACCCAAATGTCAGCCGCTACCGGCTAAGCGAGGAGCAGATTCTGGACTGCTGCCGGATCGGCTATGATCTGGGCTTTCGCACCTTCGTGCTGCAAGGCGGGGAGGATGGCTATTACACCAGGGAGCGGATGGTACATTTGATTGAGCGCATCCGGTCCATGTATTCGGATTGCGCCATCACGCTTTCCATCGGCGAGAAATCCCGGGAGGATTACCAGGCATTCTATGAGGCAGGCGCCAACCGGTATCTATTGCGGCACGAGACATTTAACGCCAATCACTATTCCAGGCTGCATCCGCCGTCCTTAAGCGCGGCTGCCCGGCAGAAATGTCTCTGGGACTTAAAAGACATTGGCTACCAGACAGGCACTGGATTCATGGTGGGCTCGCCTTACCAGACGATGGAGAATCTGGCTGAAGACATGCTCTTTATTCGGGAACTCAATCCGCAGATGGTGGGCATCGGGCCATTTATCCCCCACCATGACACGCCGTTTTCTAAAGAAGCAGCCGGAACGCTGGAACTGACCCTGTTTATGCTGGGGCTTCTCAGACTGATGCTTCCCAAGGTCCTGCTGCCCTCCACTACGGCGCTTGGCACCATCGATCCGAAGGGCCGGGAACTTGGAATTCTGGCAGGGGCAAATGTGGTGATGCCTAATCTGTCGCCGACCGGCGTGCGAAAGGACTATGCGTTGTATGACAACAAGATCTGCACCGGGGATGAGGCCGCGGAATGCCGCCGATGCCTGGAGCGGCGCATGGAATCCATCGGCTACCGCGTCGTCACAGCCAGGGGCGATTCACTGAACCTATAAAATATTACGCTATCGAATAGCAGGAGGAAATAATTATGTATGATGTAAATTCAAAACACGCTGAAGACTTTATCAACCACGAGGAGATTCTGGAGACTCTTGCCTATGCGGACGAGAACAAGGATAATCTGGAACTGGTGGAATCCTTGATCAACAAGGCTGCCTTAAGAAAGGGGCTCTCCCACAGAGAGGCTTCCGTGCTTCTTGCCTGTCAGGATCCCGCCATGAACGAGAAGATATTCAAGCTGGCAGAACAGATCAAGAAGGATTTCTACGGAAACCGTATCGTCATGTTCGCCCCTCTGTACCTTTCCAACTACTGTATCAATGGATGCACCTACTGTCCTTATCATATGAAGAACAAGCATATCGCAAGGAAGAAGCTGACCCAGGAGGAGATCCGCAAGGAAGTCATCGCGCTTCAGGATATGGGGCACAAGCGTCTGGCTCTGGAGGCCGGAGAGGATCCAGTGCACAACACCATGGATTATTATCTGGAATGCATTGACACCATATATAAGATCAAGCATAAAAATGGGGCCATCCGCCGTGTAAATATCAACATCGCAGCCACAACGGTGGACAATTACCGCCTTCTGAAAGAAGCAGGGATCGGTACATACATCCTGTTCCAGGAGACCTATCACAAGGAAAGTTATCTGCAGCTTCATCCCACGGGTCCAAAGCATGATTACGACTATCACACTGAGGCGATGGACCGCGCTATGGAGGGCGGCATCGACGATGTAGGCGTAGGCGTTCTGTTCGGCCTGGATAAGTTCCGCTATGAATTTGCAGGACTTCTGATGCATGCAGAGCATCTGGAAGCAGCGTTCGGCGTAGGACCGCATACCATCAGCGTTCCCCGGCTGCGCGATGCCGACGATATCGACGCATCCTCCTTTACCAATGGAATCGATGACGATACCTTTGCCAAGATCGTAGCCTGCATAAGAATTGCGGTTCCATATACCGGCATGATCATCTCCACCAGAGAAAGCCAGAAGACCAGAGAGCGCGTCCTTCACCTGGGCATCTCCCAGATCAGCGGCGGTTCCAGAACCAGCGTCGGCGGCTACTGCGAGCCGGAGCCGGAAGATGAGAAGTCCGAGCAGTTCGATGTGATCGACAGCCGTACTTTGGATGAGGTTGTCCGCTGGCTGATCGAAATGGAATACATCCCAAGCTTCTGTACTGCATGCTACCGGGAAGGCAGAACCGGCGACCGCTTCATGTCTCTTTGCAAGAGCGGGCAGATCCAGAACTGCTGCCATCCCAACGCGCTGATGACGCTGGAGGAATATCTAACCGATTACGCTTCTCCAGAGACAAAAGCGCTTGGACAGAAACTGATCGACAAGGAAGTATTCAACGTACCGAATGAAAAGGCGCGCGCGGTAGTCCTAGAGAATCTGAAACTGATCCGGGAAGACAACCGAAGAGATTTCCGTTTCTAATTATAGATCCATCCAGGCCCAAAGGAGGTATATGAACTATGAGTCTAAATAATACGCCCTCTTCCGAGCGGGTACACATCGGCATCTTTGGCAGGCGTAACGCCGGGAAATCCAGCATCATCAATGCCCTGACCGGGCAGAGCCTGGCCATCGTATCGGATGTCAAGGGCACCACCACCGACCCTGTGCTAAAGGCCATGGAACTGCTTCCTCTTGGCCCTGTCGTCATGATCGATACGCCAGGGCTGGATGACGAGGGCGCGCTTGGGTCGCTAAGAGTCCAGAAGGCGTACCAGGTGCTTAACAAGACGGATATCGCCGTCCTGGTGGTTGACGGCACGGCTGGCATGACCCGCGAAGACCTTCTTATTCTTGACCGGATCAAGGATAAGAAGATCCCTTATGTGATCGTCATGAACAAGGCTGACCTGGCCGTTCCGGGCGCAGCGTCTCAGGCCGCTCTTTCAGGCAAGCCGGATGAGCACGTCATCTGGGTCAGCGCCGCTGACAGCCGGAACATCCATGAACTAAAGGAACTGATTGCAAGCCTTGCCCCCGCCGAGGACGGCGGCCGCCGCATTGTAGGGGATTTGATCCATCCTTCCGATTTCGTGGTGCTGGTGGTTCCCATAGATAAGGCTGCCCCCAAGGGCCGCCTCATCCTGCCTCAGCAGCAGACGATCCGGGATATTCTGGAGTCGGATGCCACGGCCATCGTGGTCAAGGAAGATGAACTTAGCCGTACCCTTGAGACCCTTGGGAAAAAACCATCTCTGGTCATCACGGACAGCCAGGTCTTTGCCAAGGTTTCGAAGGCCACTGCGCAGGACATTCCTCTGACTTCTTTTTCTATCTTATTTGCAAGGTATAAGGGGAATCTTAAGACTGTGGTAAATGGGGCCAGATACTTGGATTCTCTGAAGGAGAATGACACAGTCCTGATCTCGGAAGGCTGCACCCATCACCGCCAGTGTGAAGATATCGGAACGGTAAAGCTGCCCCGCTGGATACAAGAGTATACTGGCAAGAAATTGAACTTTACGTTTACCAGCGGAACGGAATTCCCACTGGAACTAAAGGCCTATCAGTTGATCGTCCATTGTGGCGGCTGCACGCTGAATGAACGGGAGATGAAATACCGTCTCAAATGCGCGCAGGATGCCGGCGTTCCCATGACCAATTACGGAACGGCCATCGCATATATGCAGGGCATCCTGGAGCGCAGCATTGACATATTTCCATCTTTAGATTATATTTAGAAAATCTTCAGAATTATAACAAGGGATACTTAATAATTCCCCTATACAATAAGACCATAGAAAACAAGCATTCAGGTCTTATCGTATAGGGGGTTTATTTATGAGAGCATATATTGAGGAAAGGAAAAATGAGATACTTGCCATCAGTCCATTTGCGGATCTTAACTATGAACGTGCTTATTCCGCCACATCTTTGATCTTGATGTTCTTCCTCTTTTCTTTTACCGGATGGATCTGGGAAGTCCTGATCCACATCATCGAAGACGGAATGATCATCAACCGCGGCCTTCTTCTCGGCCCATGGCTTCCCATCTATGGAACCGGCGGCGTCCTGATCCTGATGCTGTTAAAAAGATGGCGCAGCCAGCCGCTTATGACCATGGGACTCATCATGCTCTTATGCGGAACCGTCGAATACATTACCAGCATAGGCCTGGAATTCTTCTTCGGCCAAAGATGGTGGGATTACAGCGACATGCTCTTTAACTTCCAGGGCAGGATATGCCTGGAAGGCCTACTGATCTTCGGCATCGGAGGTCTGTTCTTCATCTACCTGATTGCCCCCAAGATCGACAACCTGCTTCAAACCGTATCGCAGAAGGCGAAAATGTATCTGTGCGTGGCATTATCCTTCCTCTTTGTTGCGGACCTGATTCGTTCCTTCCTGTCCCCGAATATGGGATTCGGAATCACGGGGTAGCGGTTTACCTTACTTCGATCCTGCCCATCACTTCCCCGATGGGTGCCGCAATTGTAAGTTCCGCTCCTACTTCTTTTGCGGTAGCGCTCTTATTGATCACCACCAGGTGCCTGCCCCGGAAGTAATCAATGAATCCTGCCGCCGGATACACGATGAGAGACGTCCCCCCGATGATAAGCGTATCCGCCTCGCTGATTGCCCGGATGCTCTTATCCACCGTCCGGGAGTCCAGGCTTTCCTCATACAGCACCACATCCGGCTTGATCGTGCCTCCACAGGAGCACTTGGGAATTCCTTCGGAATTCTTCACATAGGCCGCATCATAGGACTTGCCGCATCTCTGGCAGTAATTGCGCAGAATGCTCCCGTGCAGTTCCAGCACGTTCCTGCTTCCCGCCGCCTGGTGAAGTCCATCAATATTCTGGGTGATGACCGCCGTCAGCTTGCCTGCCGCCTCCAGTTCCGCCAGTTTCAGATGGGCTGGATTGGGCTTCGCATCCAGAAACATCATTTTGTTCTTATAGAATTCATAAAAATCTTCCGTCCTGCTCACAAAGAAACTGTGGCTTACGATCTGTTCCGGGGAGTACTTATACTGCTGCCGGTAGAGCCCGTCCGCACTGCGAAAATCCGGGATATTGCTCTCCGTGGATACGCCTGCGCCCCCAAAAAACACGATGTTGCCGCTGTCATCAATAATCCGCTGTAACTTGCTTACTTCCTCTTCATACATGGCAATTCCTCCTGACATGTCTGCTGTAATCCTTTCACATACAGCCTGCTAATTTGCGTGTTCTATCCAATCAATGACATCCCTTAGGCTTCTAAGTTCAGCCGTAATTCCATCTTTGACTTCCTCCGGCACCACCACCACATCCGGAATGTGGATAATATAGCCGCCAGCCGCCTTTCCCGCCTGCACGCCGGATATACTGTCCTCCAGCACCAGGCACTCCCTCATTGGCACGCCCAGATCTTCCGCCGCTTTCTGGAAAATATCCGGAAATGGCTTGCTGCGTTTCACTTTATTTCCATAGGCAACTGCGTCGAAATACTCATAGACTCCGGCAATCTTCAGCATCTTCTCAGCCAGCGACTGCTGGGTGGAGGTAGCCACCGCCATACGGATATCCTGTCCCTTCAGATATTCCAGGAGTTCCGGCAGGCCTTCTTTTAAAGGAACGCCTTTTTCCTCGATATAGCGGTGCTGCAATTCATCTTTGCGCCCCATGCAGCCGTCAAAATCAAACTCCCGTCCAAATCTTTGAAGGAAGGCGTTGCGGATCGCCGTCGGATTCTGCCCCCGGAAACTGTCCAGGAACTCCTCCGTCATGTCAATCCTAAGTTCATCGCCTACCTGGTTCCACAGAACCGTTGCCAGACGTTCTGTATCAAACATCAGGCCGTCCATGTCAAATATTACGCCTCGTACCATAAATTATGACTCCCTTTTCTTGTAAACTATAATCGTTTCTACCGTTCTATTCTATCTTATTTCAATCATATTTTCCATACATTCTGACAAATCAGCGTTTTCGTATTTAAAAAATAATTAAGAGGGCGCCCCTCTATGAATCTTTCCAATTCATGGTTTGGGGACACCCTCTAGAATGTCTGGCTGTCATGCTATTGTGACCGGTTCTTGCTATAGCCGGTAAAGAATTCCGATAATGCATCCAAGGTCTTCACCAGCACGGGAATCTCCGCCTCGTCCAACTTATCCAGGATCGCCCGGGTCATCTGGCGGTGATAGTCTTCGTGATGCCGGTACGCCTTCACGCCCCGGTCCGTGAGCTTCACGAATACCACCCTGCGGTCTTCCTCGCTGCGCCTGCGCTCTACATATTTCTTATTTACCAGGCTGTTCATGGCCGTCGTCAGGGAGCCTACGGTAATATTCAGCTTCTTGGCTATGGAGGACATATTATTGCCATCGCCCAGCCCGATGGCCTCGATGACGTGCATGTCATTATTCGTAAGATCCTTAAACTCTTCTGTAATAATGGCCTTCTCCTCCA
This genomic interval carries:
- the pilM gene encoding type IV pilus biogenesis protein PilM; this translates as MLVVYLSNRYIRVVDGEVSGSKVNVRAMYYSVDTRGCILNGTVMDVEGFTELIRDLWDSNHLPRKGVSLVIDSNQFTTKVTDVPLQKQKQMMQFVSREFTDVERIEDPVYGYFPLPGQTDKKAKVQTVFATMAPRSYIQGYVELFEQLGISVENVESARGAVLRMVGMISQIKGETCIVQFVDDMTLINVLLYQGLYVYSGRNRLFADPGTVDFSVEIARSVSNILQFAQAQNIPEKVKMVYIAGLEKEDMQIYADSVRQIDSEIQAEWLKSGNDVIFRQKDMKVDDVSKYAIPSAGLIRTDSKTSLMSQIVKDPAKAAKKKKRRKVLVPVIVLAVILLGAVAVLGGRTLYLSGQLRDAKEYNNRADILKACDKYDKANDDLHTVGALNSSLEGLRGSVLAYPRVDSATEQTVASCAAGLVTAEISSYNSVDGVLSFSTSAANVEQIHQFIDLLSQQPIFAAVDYTGYTQDSEGQWNVKVNCMMANRQEEGNDAESD
- a CDS encoding type II secretion system F family protein, with product MAQFKYKAQTIDGKKVSGTMNAADQSELHQRLRDGELFLLSAKEVKSSKGIKQFKPKVLADFCRQLSTLVAAGVTLVRALNIIARGEAVKPKERAVYEDMLSKIRQGIALSEAMEAQGGAFPPLMIYMFRSAESGGNLDQVALKMAELYEKDHKLNTKMAGAMIYPKILAGMIVAVILVLTKYVMPQFQELFEQMDTLPLSTRILNSISDFMQSYWYIAIILIVVLWAGAKALLTIASVRLKWHKIKVHMPVFGKLQKTICTSRFARTLSSLYSAGIPIVPSLQIARKTVGNDYIDQQFDNVIPFVRAGNNLSEGLDMVDGFIRKLTDSIRVGEETGSLDNMLMTTSEALEYDADMAINKMMSYVEPIMLIIMGLILAFVMVSVFGAIYGSYDSIAGME
- a CDS encoding prepilin peptidase — translated: MGVLICETILGILVFFTGTCIFSFLNVIIYRVPRQMSFVKGFSICPSCGKRLGPKDLVPVFSFLFLKGRCRYCKASIGIRDTLIEVLGGLLALLCVYKYENYGTALTVFAFFGILTVVAFLDIDTMEIEDGCQIAMVVLAVISIFTMPGISLLARLAGALCVSVPMLVLAVLIPGAFGGGDIKLMAACGLFLGWKITLVSTALAILFGGIYGCYLLAAKKADRKAHFAFGPFLCIGMAIGLLYGIRLIDWYLSLMIY
- a CDS encoding prepilin-type N-terminal cleavage/methylation domain-containing protein encodes the protein MIKKLRDKSKNKKGFTMVELIVVVVIILILAAVMVPQLLKYVDKAKQANAKADAATILSQVQADYADARIANETYPSANLTIGEVKIVSGTANVGKDTAGFDVDATGDAKEITKFVYNSGDYMVTWENNKWEVAESPATN
- the hydE gene encoding [FeFe] hydrogenase H-cluster radical SAM maturase HydE — its product is MKDLKYLIDKLKMQRSLTRDEWTALIGGRTPELAGYLFELAREERHLHYGHDVYVRGLIEFTNYCRNDCLYCGIRKSNPNVSRYRLSEEQILDCCRIGYDLGFRTFVLQGGEDGYYTRERMVHLIERIRSMYSDCAITLSIGEKSREDYQAFYEAGANRYLLRHETFNANHYSRLHPPSLSAAARQKCLWDLKDIGYQTGTGFMVGSPYQTMENLAEDMLFIRELNPQMVGIGPFIPHHDTPFSKEAAGTLELTLFMLGLLRLMLPKVLLPSTTALGTIDPKGRELGILAGANVVMPNLSPTGVRKDYALYDNKICTGDEAAECRRCLERRMESIGYRVVTARGDSLNL
- the hydG gene encoding [FeFe] hydrogenase H-cluster radical SAM maturase HydG, which translates into the protein MYDVNSKHAEDFINHEEILETLAYADENKDNLELVESLINKAALRKGLSHREASVLLACQDPAMNEKIFKLAEQIKKDFYGNRIVMFAPLYLSNYCINGCTYCPYHMKNKHIARKKLTQEEIRKEVIALQDMGHKRLALEAGEDPVHNTMDYYLECIDTIYKIKHKNGAIRRVNINIAATTVDNYRLLKEAGIGTYILFQETYHKESYLQLHPTGPKHDYDYHTEAMDRAMEGGIDDVGVGVLFGLDKFRYEFAGLLMHAEHLEAAFGVGPHTISVPRLRDADDIDASSFTNGIDDDTFAKIVACIRIAVPYTGMIISTRESQKTRERVLHLGISQISGGSRTSVGGYCEPEPEDEKSEQFDVIDSRTLDEVVRWLIEMEYIPSFCTACYREGRTGDRFMSLCKSGQIQNCCHPNALMTLEEYLTDYASPETKALGQKLIDKEVFNVPNEKARAVVLENLKLIREDNRRDFRF
- the hydF gene encoding [FeFe] hydrogenase H-cluster maturation GTPase HydF, whose amino-acid sequence is MSLNNTPSSERVHIGIFGRRNAGKSSIINALTGQSLAIVSDVKGTTTDPVLKAMELLPLGPVVMIDTPGLDDEGALGSLRVQKAYQVLNKTDIAVLVVDGTAGMTREDLLILDRIKDKKIPYVIVMNKADLAVPGAASQAALSGKPDEHVIWVSAADSRNIHELKELIASLAPAEDGGRRIVGDLIHPSDFVVLVVPIDKAAPKGRLILPQQQTIRDILESDATAIVVKEDELSRTLETLGKKPSLVITDSQVFAKVSKATAQDIPLTSFSILFARYKGNLKTVVNGARYLDSLKENDTVLISEGCTHHRQCEDIGTVKLPRWIQEYTGKKLNFTFTSGTEFPLELKAYQLIVHCGGCTLNEREMKYRLKCAQDAGVPMTNYGTAIAYMQGILERSIDIFPSLDYI
- a CDS encoding putative ABC transporter permease; its protein translation is MRAYIEERKNEILAISPFADLNYERAYSATSLILMFFLFSFTGWIWEVLIHIIEDGMIINRGLLLGPWLPIYGTGGVLILMLLKRWRSQPLMTMGLIMLLCGTVEYITSIGLEFFFGQRWWDYSDMLFNFQGRICLEGLLIFGIGGLFFIYLIAPKIDNLLQTVSQKAKMYLCVALSFLFVADLIRSFLSPNMGFGITG
- a CDS encoding NAD-dependent protein deacylase, translated to MYEEEVSKLQRIIDDSGNIVFFGGAGVSTESNIPDFRSADGLYRQQYKYSPEQIVSHSFFVSRTEDFYEFYKNKMMFLDAKPNPAHLKLAELEAAGKLTAVITQNIDGLHQAAGSRNVLELHGSILRNYCQRCGKSYDAAYVKNSEGIPKCSCGGTIKPDVVLYEESLDSRTVDKSIRAISEADTLIIGGTSLIVYPAAGFIDYFRGRHLVVINKSATAKEVGAELTIAAPIGEVMGRIEVR
- a CDS encoding HAD family hydrolase, translating into MVRGVIFDMDGLMFDTERLATVLWNQVGDELRIDMTEEFLDSFRGQNPTAIRNAFLQRFGREFDFDGCMGRKDELQHRYIEEKGVPLKEGLPELLEYLKGQDIRMAVATSTQQSLAEKMLKIAGVYEYFDAVAYGNKVKRSKPFPDIFQKAAEDLGVPMRECLVLEDSISGVQAGKAAGGYIIHIPDVVVVPEEVKDGITAELRSLRDVIDWIEHAN
- a CDS encoding MarR family winged helix-turn-helix transcriptional regulator, coding for MENAYATINNILVNLINEIWELEEKAIITEEFKDLTNNDMHVIEAIGLGDGNNMSSIAKKLNITVGSLTTAMNSLVNKKYVERRRSEEDRRVVFVKLTDRGVKAYRHHEDYHRQMTRAILDKLDEAEIPVLVKTLDALSEFFTGYSKNRSQ